A DNA window from Maribellus comscasis contains the following coding sequences:
- a CDS encoding IS91 family transposase: MVYELSKYKNRKVRKFTLAEYFQSWWDRYVKSPNHYITPEQYKAVAAMRACRTEALGIDHYVCEECGEISQVYHSCKNRFCPTCSWKDTMQWAEKIKEQMLDIPHRHVVFTLPHKLNNLISDNKWELLSALFKAAAEAMKDWMMYKYNLTPGIISVLHTFGETKQLHPHIHMILSWGGVNKNNCLEEIKGEYVNYNFIQTKFRCKFEDKLVEMFDSNTLEQNFSDRMDFLKFIKKINDKNWRVHFEPAIQIPEEVIRYIGRYSKRACISEYKITNIDGENISFKYKDYKNLDFYGKPIEKELTLNYREFFPRLLQHVPLPYFRIVRYYGAYAARTKAVLNKTLVKKLNETSEIEENEEIYEMAENPKICKNCNTEKTYLYSTFKNKKNETIYMTRFKPKKNKIKKIAA; this comes from the coding sequence ATGGTTTATGAATTATCTAAATACAAAAATCGGAAAGTAAGAAAATTTACTCTCGCTGAATACTTTCAATCCTGGTGGGACAGGTATGTAAAATCGCCAAACCATTACATCACCCCCGAACAATACAAAGCGGTTGCAGCAATGCGCGCCTGCCGTACCGAAGCTTTGGGGATTGACCATTATGTTTGTGAAGAGTGCGGGGAAATAAGCCAGGTTTACCACAGTTGCAAGAACCGTTTTTGCCCAACATGTAGTTGGAAAGATACCATGCAGTGGGCAGAGAAAATAAAAGAACAGATGCTGGACATTCCCCACCGCCACGTGGTGTTTACACTGCCGCACAAACTCAACAACTTAATCAGCGACAACAAATGGGAACTTTTAAGTGCTTTATTCAAAGCAGCGGCCGAAGCCATGAAAGACTGGATGATGTATAAATACAATCTCACTCCCGGAATAATCAGCGTACTCCACACTTTTGGTGAAACAAAACAATTGCACCCGCACATTCACATGATCCTTTCGTGGGGAGGGGTTAACAAAAATAATTGCCTCGAAGAAATCAAAGGCGAGTATGTAAATTACAATTTCATCCAGACAAAATTCAGGTGCAAGTTTGAAGACAAACTGGTGGAAATGTTTGATTCCAATACTTTGGAGCAAAATTTTTCAGACAGGATGGATTTCCTCAAATTCATAAAAAAGATAAACGATAAAAACTGGAGAGTACACTTCGAACCGGCAATCCAAATCCCCGAAGAAGTGATTCGCTACATCGGAAGGTACTCGAAAAGGGCATGTATCAGCGAATATAAAATAACTAACATTGACGGGGAAAATATCTCGTTCAAATACAAAGACTATAAAAACCTTGACTTTTATGGAAAACCCATCGAAAAAGAATTAACCCTGAACTACCGTGAGTTTTTCCCAAGATTATTACAGCACGTGCCGCTGCCCTATTTTAGAATCGTAAGGTACTACGGAGCTTATGCTGCAAGAACAAAAGCAGTACTTAACAAAACTCTTGTCAAAAAATTAAATGAAACTTCAGAAATTGAAGAAAACGAAGAAATTTATGAAATGGCTGAAAACCCGAAAATCTGTAAAAACTGCAATACCGAAAAAACCTATTTATACTCAACCTTTAAAAACAAAAAAAATGAAACAATTTATATGACAAGGTTTAAACCTAAGAAAAACAAAATCAAAAAAATAGCGGCATAA